ccAGGACGGGCCCCTGCAGAGCCTCATGGCAGCCTGCTCCCCGGCGGGTGAGGCCTGCTCCCTGGACAGCAGCCTGTCGCCGCTGGAGGAGGCCCAGCCCGCCCTGCTGGAGGGCAGCCCCCCACCTGCCCGCGAGGAAGACGCCTGCCGCCAGGAGGAAACGGCCACGAgggagctgcccctggagcccaggggcGACAGCCTGGCTCTGGAGTGCTCGGACTCCCCGCCGGaagggaaggtggctgggtgggCATCCGCAGGGCGAGAGGGTGCCCAGgtagtggggcagcagcaggactggctcTCCGGCGGCGGGTACGAACACCTGGTGAAGCAGAACTCAGACCTGCTGAGTGCCCTGGAGCACCTGGAGCAGAGATGCACGGCCCTAAAGGAGGAGAATTGCCTTCTGAGGAGAAGCAGCGTTCCCGAGATGCAAGAGAAAGTGAAGCGGCTCAAGAGGAAGAATGCTGAGCTGGCCACCATTGCGAAAAGACTGGAGGAAAAAGCCAGGAAACTCCGAGAGCCCGACCTCCAGGTAGTCGGTGCCCCAGTATTACTACCCATTGACGATTCGGATGTGGAACTGTGCAAGAAAGCGTTTGCTCAGCAGAGGTTCAAAGATCTGAGTGAACAAGCTAGTACCCTTCTGGCCAAGGATAAGCAGATAGAAGTCCTGCAGAAGGAGTGTTGGGAGCTGCGGGCCAAACTGGCTACAGGCAACGATGGCTCATGCGAGCTCAGTTTCAGTGACTTTGATCACTTGTTGCGAGAGACTCAAAAAGAAGTGTTATGGTTACAGAGACAAATAACGTTGAGGAACCTGAAAGAGCCTCTGCAGCGCTCCCAACTTGGTTCAGACAGTTCTTCCACTACTGCTGTGTGCCCAATTCAGGAAGCATGCGTACCAAACATGGATGCCAGTTTAGATGGCTCATGTTTTCCAAAGGAGACACCAACAGGATCAGTTGCTTTGGGGAAGGGCATAGAGACAGTAGTATTACCATTGGGAAATATGTCCGAGAAACATGAAAACACGCCTTTAAAGACCGACCCATACAGCAAAGAGCAGATAGAGCATTTGGAAATAGAGCTGGGTAAAAAATACCAGCAATGTGAAAATCTTGAGCAAGAAatagagaagaaacagaaaaaatgtaATGAGTTGGAAATGCAGTTAAAAGAAGCCCTGAATAAGAAGCAGTATCACAGTAAAACTGAACAATTTAATCTTCTGTCTCAGAAACTTGAACAGTTCCATGTAAAAAAACCTGATGTGACTTCAAAGTTGCCATGCACTATATGTTTTTCCACAGCACAGATCTCTGCAGAAGATTCTTTTTCTGGATCTAAAAGTCAAGTCAAAGAACAGGAGTCCCAGACAGACTTCTCAAAGTCAGAATCAGGGCAGAGTAGTCCCaactcctgcccttccccagagGAAGATACTGCAAATGAAATAGAAGATTTGGAGACAAATGCATTTTCCCTTACTGTAGAAGCACAGAGACAAGGTTCCGCAAAACTTCGAGTCTTCTTAGCTCGATATAGCTATGACCCTTTTGAAGGTCCTAACAAGAACCCTGAAGCAGAGCTTCCATTGACAGCTGGAGGATATGTTTACAGTTTTGGAGATATGGATGAGGATGGCTTTTTTAAAGGAGAGCTGATGGATGGCAGAAGAGGGTTGGTCCCCTCTAATTTGGTAGATGAAGTTTCAGATGATGACCTGATGGCCTCTGTGCCTCCAGAGCTAGATGACCTGTCACATGTGTCATATCATGAAACGAGTTTCCTGAGCAGAAGTGTTAGCAGTGGAGAAAAGAGTAATGGTCTTGATAAAAAAATAAGTATCAGTATGTTAACTAATAGACTAGAAGGAGACACTGAGATGCCTAGTGATTATGTCAAAGTGCCTTATCCAAGAAACCTGACCCTAATCAAGCAATTAGCAAGAAGCATTATTATAGGTTGGGAGCCACCATTTTTGCCAGCTGGCTGGGGGGATGTGCAGAGCTATAACGTTTATGTAGATAAAGTGCTATACCAAAATGTAAGGTTTGGCTGCTGGACTGAAGTAGTGATTGAGAATCTGGATTTAAATGCTAAGACCTATCGGATTTCTGTTCAAAGTGTAATGGaaaagggaaattcagataagatgCAGTGTACTTTCCTTATAGGGAAAGATTTTCATAAAGCACCAGAACTTCTGAAAATAAGGAGCATCACCGCTACTTCAGCAGAGGTCATGTGGTTACCAAGCAGCAGCAATTATACTCACGTGGTTTACCTTAATGAGAAAAAGTATGATGTTACCAAGGCTGGGATTTATTGGTACACTTTCCAAAACCTACAACCCAACACTCAGTACACTGTACAAGTGGATGCACAACCTCAGAAGATGACATGCAATCTATCCCTGGAGAAATGGATGCAGAAATCGGCAACAATTGAGTTTGTTACTCCATCAACAGGATTACCTGATGCTCCACTTGATGTTCAGGTAGAGCCTGGTCCCTCAGCAGACAATCTAGTTATCAGTTGGCTGCCTGTGACAATAGATACAGCAGGATCATCCAATGGGGTACGAGTCACAGGTTATGCTGTGTATGTGAATGGTCAAAGAGTAACAGAAGTTATGTCTCCAATAACTGGGAGTGTCCTAGTAGAACTGTCGCAGTTAGAGATCTTCCAAGTGTCTCAGAAGGTTTCTGTGAGAACATTGTCTCCTTATGGAGAGTCAGTGGATTCTGTGCCAGCTCTGATACCCTCGGCATTATTGATAGGAAAGAGGAGGGAATGTTCAAAGTCTGTGCCTACCAGCCTGACCCCTGAACATCCCTGTGGGGAATTCGTAGACTCTCAGCGTGTAAAAAATCCTCTGACACATAGCACATCTTCCCTGTCTTCACAGTTGGATTTGGCCAGTAAAGATAAGAAACGTACAGTTTGCTTCACCTCTAACTGCAGAGATTCACTTACTTCCCTGCCAGCAAACGTCTCCCCACAGCAATTGTTCACTTCCCACAGTTCTTCCTTGATGCCTGAGCTTGCCATGTCATCAATGTCACACATTCTGAGAAATGAATATGATGATAAATGTGTGGCACATCAACCGACATCAGTCAGTGTACAGTCTTCGAGCCTTGCCTTTCCTGCCAGATGGTGTGAAGAATCAGCCAGTGCTAGGACTCCAAAAGACATTCAGAGAAAGAGAACCGAACACCTCTTTTTAACCCAAAATGATGTGTTAAATCAGGCAGATGCCAGCAACATCAAAATGTCCATGACGACCCATTATGTGAACTCTGAGGACAAGCCTGTGAAAGATTCAGCCATTCAGAGACACATTGAGAGATATGACAGGAATTGGTTGAATTCTGTTCCTCAGCTGTGCTCTAGCCAAGTTGAATTGCAGGAAGAGTATAATAGAGACATAGAAATAAATACCTTAAATGTTCAGGAGATTCTAGATGTCTCCTCAGAGAAGAAACCTGACGAAGTATTAATCCTAGGGGTGTCTGTTGGTGAAACGAAGAAAGACCAAACACCAGGAACAGGGAACTGGAAACTTAATCCTTCTGGTGAACACAACCGTAGTTCTGTTCTTTTACGTACtttgaaagaggaagaagaggagctaGATTTAGATGGGGAGGAAGATAACAGAATAAAGATTGCTGGTAAAGATTCCAGTCTAAAGGAGTCTCCAGAGTTTCCTACACAGTGGTCTCAAATAAAAAAAACGAATAAGGCTTTGAGCACAAGCCAAGCAGTGACATCTTCATTTTCCAGAACAGATATTCTGAAAAGCTCAGACTTGAAGGAGATGGTTAGTGATGGCTCAATAAGGATGTTTCTGGCCCTTTTTGACTATGATCCTGCATCTATGTCACCTAATCTTGATGCAGCTGAAGAGGAACTCCCATTTAAAAAGGGGCAGGTTGTAAAAGTGATTGGTGATAAAGATGTCGATGGTTTCTACCAAGGTGAAATTGAAGGAAAGGTTGGATACATTCCATGTAATATGGTGTCTGAGGTGGAGATGGACagtattgaaatgaaacagcagttGTTAAAACAGAATTCTGTACCTGGTATGGATTCCAGGATGAATTTAGTAAAGCTGGGTATACAAGATAGGAATGACAAGTCTCACTCGGAATGTGTCCAGCGAGATAGCAAGGTTGAGCAGCCTGCTTCTAAAACAATGGTGGCTGTCTTTGACTACAACCCGAGGGAGAGCTCAATAAATGTGGATGTGGAAAGTGAACTAACATTTAGTGCTGGAGATATTATCACAGTATTTGGATCTGTAGATGATAGTGGATTCTACTATGGGGAGTTAAATGGACAGAGAGGCCTTATCCCTTCTGAATTCCTGAAAATTGTGTCTTTGGAGGAGGAGTGAAAGTCAGGTGTTGTTTGAAAGACGCTTCAAGAAataggaggaagagaagaagaatCTAGTAATACAAAGAAAAAGGACGCACCTAACTGTAGATGAAAAACGCATTATTAGTGAAGTCTAGTATTAAAAGTTTTCCATGAAAATATATCATATAgaatcattatttttaatatggCAGAAGAAATACCTAGCAGACATGAGAagtgaatttcatttcaattttaaaacTTTGGCCATAATTTTTTTGTTGTATATCTTTTCAGGGGAAGATGTGTGTGGAAAAATGAGTGGATACTTCATGTACTGATTCGAACTGTGTGCTGGGTAGTCAAAATTCAGCCATTCTTTTTGACAAATGCCTCAGCACTTACTAACATAAGCACATGTCCTTTAAATGGGAATTTGTGATTAGGATAGCATAAGGGATGCTCTGCAAGGGCATTCATGCCACATTCAGGCCCTTTTTGTACTAAAAGGAGTTAAGATTTGCATACTGTAAGGGCTGTGTTTGCTCAGGGAATAGTCACTTGAAGGGTAGGTTTTATTAAGAAAGATTCTTTCGGGTTAATGTTAAAGTCCCCAGTCCTGCAAGTGACTCAGTAGAGATGCTCAGGTGCTCACCTGCACAGAATTACATCCAGGATCATAACCAACTTTTGTGCAGTTTATATTAAAACCTGAGCTGAAGTTTTCTGACTCTTAAAGCTTACTTAGTTTACATGTTCATTTACTAACTTGAAATATTAAGCTATTTTACTTGTTAGTTTATTGTGGTTTTTTTACATATCTAAATACTTGTTTTGTTATTTATAATTCACTTGCTCACTGAAGAACTTGTGAAGAGTGAACTTGGCTATGGGGATCAAAGCTGCATGTATAGATGATTTTTAAAGGAGAGTTTACAGATAATTCCTTAGGAGAAGGGTTCATTGTGTTAAGATGATTAATTTTTTAGACAAATGGCAtatgtgctatttttttttaaaagcagggtTAATTTCTCTGCGTATTTCACTTTGTCATAAGAGAATAAATTGTTtagtttttcctttttgaatattaaaggagaaaatattatAACTTGCAAATTGGATTGTAATAAAACCTATTTGTTATTTCATAGTTATTTTTTCAGTATTTGCCTCTATGTGGACTTGAAACATGTGATGAAAGTGTCCTGGTATTGCTTGTTTGGCTTTCCCATTTCGTTCTGTGTCTAATGATGCATCAGCCTCTCTGACACGCAAGGGATTTGCAGGCTTGTTGAAAGGTTTCGTGTATACAAACTACCACAAGATGGCAGCACAGCCCAATGAATCAGGCTACATTATATGGCAATGTTCCCTAAAGGATGAAGTCAGGTTAAATAGGACTtttttcagattatttttaaaataacatcaaaattaattttctgttttaCGTTTTGCATTCTTGACTAGAATAATGAAAATGGTACTTTGATTTGGTGTGATTAGGTTACAACTGTTGCagattatttattttcaaattcaGGGGTA
Above is a genomic segment from Alligator mississippiensis isolate rAllMis1 chromosome 10, rAllMis1, whole genome shotgun sequence containing:
- the LOC102564296 gene encoding peripheral-type benzodiazepine receptor-associated protein 1, giving the protein MRRGSPGGGSRASPRKPPPPPAAPPDEPKRELEALRAELEGERLRSQELRRRFAAEARELREAAERERQLLADQLRSKWEQQRARELHQLRERERRQREAEIRQLLRWKEAELREAQELLQRERDAAVRQARDLQRQLAEELVGRARGESRARLQEVLGRLRWETDGEQAARIRHLRAELELERSLFLKYILERFEAEQPPSPLPRAAHRLQGRRHQDGPLQSLMAACSPAGEACSLDSSLSPLEEAQPALLEGSPPPAREEDACRQEETATRELPLEPRGDSLALECSDSPPEGKVAGWASAGREGAQVVGQQQDWLSGGGYEHLVKQNSDLLSALEHLEQRCTALKEENCLLRRSSVPEMQEKVKRLKRKNAELATIAKRLEEKARKLREPDLQVVGAPVLLPIDDSDVELCKKAFAQQRFKDLSEQASTLLAKDKQIEVLQKECWELRAKLATGNDGSCELSFSDFDHLLRETQKEVLWLQRQITLRNLKEPLQRSQLGSDSSSTTAVCPIQEACVPNMDASLDGSCFPKETPTGSVALGKGIETVVLPLGNMSEKHENTPLKTDPYSKEQIEHLEIELGKKYQQCENLEQEIEKKQKKCNELEMQLKEALNKKQYHSKTEQFNLLSQKLEQFHVKKPDVTSKLPCTICFSTAQISAEDSFSGSKSQVKEQESQTDFSKSESGQSSPNSCPSPEEDTANEIEDLETNAFSLTVEAQRQGSAKLRVFLARYSYDPFEGPNKNPEAELPLTAGGYVYSFGDMDEDGFFKGELMDGRRGLVPSNLVDEVSDDDLMASVPPELDDLSHVSYHETSFLSRSVSSGEKSNGLDKKISISMLTNRLEGDTEMPSDYVKVPYPRNLTLIKQLARSIIIGWEPPFLPAGWGDVQSYNVYVDKVLYQNVRFGCWTEVVIENLDLNAKTYRISVQSVMEKGNSDKMQCTFLIGKDFHKAPELLKIRSITATSAEVMWLPSSSNYTHVVYLNEKKYDVTKAGIYWYTFQNLQPNTQYTVQVDAQPQKMTCNLSLEKWMQKSATIEFVTPSTGLPDAPLDVQVEPGPSADNLVISWLPVTIDTAGSSNGVRVTGYAVYVNGQRVTEVMSPITGSVLVELSQLEIFQVSQKVSVRTLSPYGESVDSVPALIPSALLIGKRRECSKSVPTSLTPEHPCGEFVDSQRVKNPLTHSTSSLSSQLDLASKDKKRTVCFTSNCRDSLTSLPANVSPQQLFTSHSSSLMPELAMSSMSHILRNEYDDKCVAHQPTSVSVQSSSLAFPARWCEESASARTPKDIQRKRTEHLFLTQNDVLNQADASNIKMSMTTHYVNSEDKPVKDSAIQRHIERYDRNWLNSVPQLCSSQVELQEEYNRDIEINTLNVQEILDVSSEKKPDEVLILGVSVGETKKDQTPGTGNWKLNPSGEHNRSSVLLRTLKEEEEELDLDGEEDNRIKIAGKDSSLKESPEFPTQWSQIKKTNKALSTSQAVTSSFSRTDILKSSDLKEMVSDGSIRMFLALFDYDPASMSPNLDAAEEELPFKKGQVVKVIGDKDVDGFYQGEIEGKVGYIPCNMVSEVEMDSIEMKQQLLKQNSVPGMDSRMNLVKLGIQDRNDKSHSECVQRDSKVEQPASKTMVAVFDYNPRESSINVDVESELTFSAGDIITVFGSVDDSGFYYGELNGQRGLIPSEFLKIVSLEEE